The Pedobacter africanus genome has a window encoding:
- a CDS encoding DUF5017 domain-containing protein, producing the protein MKFIYQIPFLLLFLLCACSKFDELPTPDFEVSTTATTYKKGVPIEFNFKGNPQFISVYTGETGKDYAFKDGRVMDVNSLKLSFNSSVTNATGAGTPQTGMFSLMVSTDFNGDYSNFASIAAASWVDITNRLAKQEAATTTAITAATPADGIDLTDLRVAGKPLYIAFKYNIREQSTYGLWRAWRFQAFSLTAMGNLGSQVLGNMTTTAFRVVQKNPEIVSRTTATTATLTLLHADLALNPAAAEIPTQNWIITQGFTNVNSVDFGPDLATAIQGGTSAVEKKNYTYTFTNAGKYKVYFVAANASTKDRKEVVRSLDITITD; encoded by the coding sequence ATGAAATTTATATATCAAATACCATTCTTACTCTTATTTCTGCTGTGTGCCTGCAGCAAATTTGATGAGCTTCCAACACCCGATTTTGAAGTGAGTACTACAGCTACAACCTATAAAAAAGGGGTGCCCATTGAATTTAACTTCAAGGGTAATCCACAGTTCATCTCAGTATACACCGGCGAAACGGGAAAAGATTATGCATTTAAGGACGGGCGGGTAATGGACGTAAACAGTTTGAAGCTTTCTTTTAACAGTTCTGTTACCAATGCCACCGGAGCAGGTACGCCGCAAACTGGTATGTTTTCGCTGATGGTATCCACAGATTTTAACGGCGATTATTCAAACTTTGCCAGCATAGCAGCTGCCAGCTGGGTAGACATTACCAACCGGCTTGCCAAACAGGAAGCAGCCACCACTACCGCAATTACGGCTGCAACCCCTGCAGACGGCATAGACCTTACTGACCTTCGTGTGGCTGGTAAACCTTTATACATTGCATTTAAATACAATATCCGTGAGCAAAGTACCTATGGTTTGTGGAGGGCCTGGAGGTTTCAGGCTTTCAGTTTAACTGCCATGGGCAACTTGGGTAGCCAGGTATTGGGCAACATGACCACTACAGCCTTTCGGGTAGTGCAGAAAAATCCGGAGATTGTTTCCAGAACTACCGCCACTACCGCAACATTAACACTTTTACATGCTGATCTGGCCCTGAATCCGGCCGCTGCCGAAATACCTACCCAAAACTGGATCATTACACAAGGGTTTACCAATGTTAATAGTGTTGATTTCGGGCCTGACCTGGCTACAGCCATACAGGGTGGTACCAGTGCAGTAGAAAAAAAGAACTATACCTACACTTTTACCAATGCCGGTAAATACAAAGTATATTTTGTAGCTGCCAATGCAAGTACAAAGGATAGGAAAGAAGTGGTGAGATCGCTGGATATTACGATAACTGATTAA
- a CDS encoding SusC/RagA family TonB-linked outer membrane protein produces MKLFYLICFLTLSGVLQANTLVGQDLNKVFVSLELKNTSLKETLKQIERNTKIRFTYKSEDIAGFKPISFHKSNQKLVEVLDELFKDSNLTYEEISTNVLIIKKAHGADLQQAAETLPPVVLKGKITDEKGLPVPGVSILIKGTSNGTVTAPDGSFTLNALQNTGILVVSFIGYIKQEISFSGAGNYNVRLVTDAKGLDEVVVIGYGTTTKKDLTGSVGQVKMDDLVKAPVFTFTEALAGRVAGVQVSTSDGQPGSAQDIVIRGSGSLTQSTAPLYVIDGFAMESFQSNSLNPDDIESITVLKDASGTAIYGARGANGVVVIQTKKGKAGKPVITLNSSLGVQELRKQMEMMNPYEFVKMQSEMINTNLVNQVYFPNGKTLESYRNVAGVNWQDLIFRRGTMQTHNFAIRGGTENTRYSVSGVINDQEGLMINSGYNRALARVSLDQDVSQKLKVGFNANYSSATSFGLGAASNTGTASISNYIFANVYGYRPVSANENVNLEEELFDPDVNVDASNVRINPVITAENTHRKTINNELIGNAYLTYNFIKELAFNSRIGYRKRVIRGEAFYNSLTPQGSPSPVNTRGVNGNFSFAENDTWTNENTLTYQKTFNTDHKFTALAGFSLEGVTTNTYGATSQFLPNEQLGMLGLDEGTPLAITASGGNNKLMSFFSRIDYGYKSKYLLTLVARADGSSKFRPGNQWGYFPSAAFAWNMTNEPFMKAMSFVSNSKLRLSYGRSGNNRIGNYDTYNSISFDNRVNGVSFNNGIPLTSAWLSDLGNAALKWETIATSNIGYDLGLFGNRVELTAEVYRKTTSNLLLNAQIPYISGYSTSTKNIGKIKNEGLELSLNTVNIKTNSFKWESNFNISFNRSKILALTESSTLFSSVSGGFSPAPNLWAAKVGQPISVFHGYVFDGVYQFEDFDSPAPGTYSLKLNVPTNGNTRAAIRPGDIKYSDLNGDGVVNAFDQTVIGRAEPVHTGGFSNNFSYKGLSLNVFFQWSAGNDIFNGNRLVFEGNSQYAYHTNQFASWADRWTPENPSNKYFRVGGQGPTAYGSSRVIEDGSYLRLKTVSVAYQIPPRFVRKLYLKSLSVQASAQNLATWTNYSGLDPEVSVKSSALTRGFDYSAYPHAQTIVFGLNATF; encoded by the coding sequence ATGAAACTTTTTTATCTGATATGCTTTTTAACGCTTAGTGGAGTACTTCAGGCAAATACCCTGGTTGGTCAGGACCTGAACAAGGTGTTTGTATCACTTGAATTAAAGAATACCAGTTTGAAGGAAACACTCAAACAGATTGAGCGGAACACCAAAATACGCTTCACCTATAAAAGTGAAGATATTGCGGGGTTTAAGCCAATCAGTTTTCACAAAAGCAACCAGAAGCTGGTTGAGGTACTGGATGAATTGTTTAAGGACAGTAATCTTACCTATGAGGAAATCAGTACCAATGTATTGATCATAAAAAAGGCCCATGGTGCAGACCTGCAGCAAGCTGCAGAAACTCTGCCCCCGGTTGTCCTCAAAGGAAAAATAACAGATGAGAAGGGCTTGCCGGTACCGGGAGTAAGCATACTGATCAAAGGAACCAGTAATGGTACGGTAACGGCTCCCGACGGCAGTTTTACGCTAAATGCACTTCAAAATACAGGTATACTCGTAGTTTCCTTTATCGGGTACATTAAACAGGAAATCAGCTTTTCGGGCGCAGGCAATTATAATGTTAGGCTGGTTACCGATGCAAAAGGACTGGACGAAGTAGTGGTGATCGGTTATGGTACAACAACCAAAAAAGACCTGACCGGTTCTGTAGGCCAGGTCAAAATGGACGACCTGGTAAAAGCCCCTGTTTTTACCTTTACAGAAGCACTTGCAGGCAGGGTGGCTGGTGTTCAGGTTTCTACAAGTGATGGACAGCCCGGTAGTGCTCAGGATATTGTGATTCGTGGCTCGGGTTCGCTTACGCAAAGCACTGCCCCATTATATGTAATAGATGGCTTTGCCATGGAAAGCTTTCAAAGCAACTCTTTAAACCCAGATGATATAGAGTCGATTACCGTATTAAAGGATGCTTCCGGAACGGCCATATATGGTGCCAGGGGAGCAAACGGCGTGGTGGTGATACAAACCAAAAAAGGAAAAGCTGGTAAGCCCGTTATCACTTTGAACAGTTCGCTTGGTGTTCAGGAGCTGAGAAAACAAATGGAGATGATGAATCCGTATGAATTTGTGAAAATGCAGTCCGAAATGATCAATACAAATCTGGTAAACCAGGTTTATTTCCCCAACGGCAAAACGCTGGAATCTTATCGTAATGTGGCCGGAGTAAACTGGCAGGACCTGATCTTTCGCCGGGGGACAATGCAGACCCATAATTTTGCTATTCGAGGGGGTACTGAAAATACCAGGTATTCTGTATCTGGTGTGATAAACGACCAGGAGGGGTTGATGATCAACTCTGGATACAACCGGGCGCTGGCCCGGGTTTCTTTAGACCAGGATGTAAGCCAGAAACTGAAAGTTGGTTTCAATGCCAATTACAGCAGTGCCACTTCATTTGGGTTGGGGGCCGCGTCCAATACGGGAACAGCATCCATCTCTAATTACATATTTGCCAATGTATATGGATACCGACCCGTTTCTGCTAATGAAAATGTAAACCTGGAAGAGGAACTGTTTGATCCGGATGTGAATGTAGATGCGAGCAATGTGCGCATCAATCCGGTTATCACTGCAGAAAATACACACCGGAAAACCATCAACAACGAGCTCATTGGTAATGCTTATCTTACCTATAACTTTATAAAAGAACTGGCCTTCAATTCCAGGATAGGCTACCGCAAACGCGTAATACGGGGCGAGGCTTTTTATAATTCACTCACTCCACAGGGTTCTCCCAGCCCGGTTAATACCAGGGGGGTAAACGGCAATTTCAGCTTTGCAGAGAACGACACCTGGACAAATGAAAATACACTTACTTATCAGAAAACATTCAATACTGATCATAAATTCACTGCTTTGGCGGGCTTTTCACTGGAAGGGGTAACTACAAATACTTATGGTGCCACTTCCCAATTTCTTCCCAATGAACAGCTGGGAATGCTGGGACTTGATGAAGGGACGCCCCTGGCTATCACTGCCAGTGGGGGCAACAATAAGCTGATGTCATTTTTCAGCAGGATAGATTACGGCTACAAATCTAAATACCTGCTTACCTTAGTTGCCCGTGCAGATGGTTCTTCGAAATTCAGGCCTGGCAATCAGTGGGGTTATTTCCCGTCTGCAGCTTTTGCCTGGAACATGACCAATGAACCCTTCATGAAAGCCATGTCCTTTGTTTCCAATTCCAAATTGAGGCTAAGTTACGGTCGCTCCGGCAACAATCGGATCGGAAACTATGATACTTACAACAGCATCAGTTTTGATAACCGTGTAAACGGGGTTTCCTTTAACAATGGGATACCTTTAACCTCTGCCTGGTTGTCGGACCTGGGCAACGCTGCACTAAAATGGGAGACCATTGCAACAAGCAATATCGGTTATGACCTGGGCCTGTTCGGTAACAGGGTTGAACTAACTGCAGAAGTTTACAGAAAAACAACCAGCAATCTGTTGCTGAATGCACAGATCCCTTATATTTCCGGTTATTCAACCAGCACGAAGAATATTGGCAAAATCAAGAACGAAGGACTTGAACTTTCACTCAATACAGTCAACATTAAAACCAATTCATTTAAGTGGGAGAGCAATTTTAATATCAGCTTCAACAGGAGCAAAATCCTTGCCCTTACGGAGTCGAGCACTTTATTTTCAAGTGTATCGGGCGGATTTTCACCTGCACCTAATTTATGGGCAGCAAAAGTGGGGCAGCCTATTTCCGTTTTTCATGGCTATGTTTTTGATGGCGTATACCAGTTTGAAGATTTTGATAGTCCGGCTCCAGGAACTTATTCGCTTAAGTTAAACGTACCCACCAATGGCAATACCCGGGCCGCCATACGCCCTGGTGATATCAAATACAGCGACCTGAACGGTGATGGGGTTGTAAATGCATTTGACCAGACGGTAATTGGGCGGGCCGAGCCTGTACACACAGGCGGTTTTTCAAATAACTTCTCTTACAAAGGCTTAAGTCTGAATGTGTTTTTTCAGTGGTCTGCCGGAAATGATATTTTCAATGGAAACAGGCTGGTTTTTGAGGGCAATTCTCAATATGCTTACCATACCAATCAGTTTGCTTCATGGGCCGATCGCTGGACCCCCGAAAACCCTTCCAACAAATATTTCAGGGTAGGTGGTCAGGGGCCAACCGCCTATGGTTCGTCGAGGGTGATTGAAGATGGCTCTTATCTGCGCTTAAAAACGGTGTCCGTGGCCTATCAGATTCCTCCCAGGTTTGTCCGTAAACTTTACCTGAAGAGCCTCTCTGTTCAGGCCTCTGCACAGAACCTGGCTACCTGGACCAATTATTCCGGACTGGACCCGGAAGTATCGGTCAAGAGCTCTGCCTTGACCCGCGGTTTCGATTATTCGGCCTATCCGCATGCGCAGACCATTGTTTTTGGATTAAATGCAACCTTTTAA
- a CDS encoding Gfo/Idh/MocA family protein has protein sequence MNNRREFLKLTGIAGAGLLAGCGTRKLTAGSGTISERVNRTQKFNMSGYAAPALQTVRIGFIGVGNRGAAAVKRISKIEGVEIKAICDLRPEKAEAAKAAIANTIHRPDLYSGAENAWKKMCERNDIDLVYIVTPWKLHTPMAVFAMEHDKHTAVEVPAAETVEECWQLVETSEKTRKHCMMLENCCYDFFELLTLNMARQGFFGEIVHAEGAYLHDLLKENFSKEKYQDMWRLKENYISGNLYPTHGLGPVAQAMNINRGDKMDYLVSVSGNDFMMGAMARDLAAKDSFYQQFADKKGFRGNMNVTTVRTSKGKTIMIQHDVTSPRPYSRLHLISGTKAIAQKYPLPARIATSHLNWLSPQEMKSLEQKYQPAIVKEIGELAKKVGGHGGMDFMMDWRLINCLRKGLPLDIDVYDAASWSAIKPLSESSVANRSNSIDIPDFTGGSWKTNRPADMGI, from the coding sequence ATGAACAACAGAAGAGAATTTTTAAAATTAACAGGTATTGCGGGAGCCGGATTATTGGCAGGATGTGGTACCAGGAAGCTGACAGCAGGTTCCGGAACAATATCCGAGCGTGTAAATCGGACGCAAAAGTTCAACATGTCGGGCTATGCAGCACCGGCCCTGCAAACCGTTCGGATAGGCTTCATAGGCGTAGGTAACCGGGGTGCTGCGGCAGTAAAACGCATCAGTAAAATTGAAGGGGTGGAAATTAAAGCGATCTGCGACCTGCGTCCCGAAAAAGCCGAGGCTGCTAAGGCGGCCATAGCAAACACCATACATCGCCCGGATCTTTATAGTGGTGCTGAAAATGCCTGGAAAAAAATGTGTGAACGAAACGATATTGACTTAGTTTACATTGTTACGCCCTGGAAGTTGCACACCCCGATGGCGGTGTTTGCTATGGAACACGATAAACATACGGCAGTTGAAGTCCCCGCTGCCGAGACGGTTGAGGAATGCTGGCAACTGGTAGAAACTTCTGAAAAAACAAGGAAGCATTGTATGATGCTGGAGAATTGCTGCTACGATTTTTTTGAATTGCTTACACTGAATATGGCCCGGCAAGGTTTCTTTGGTGAGATTGTACATGCCGAAGGCGCTTACCTGCACGACCTGTTGAAAGAGAATTTTTCCAAAGAGAAATATCAGGACATGTGGCGCCTGAAGGAAAATTACATCAGCGGCAATCTTTATCCTACACATGGCTTAGGCCCGGTTGCACAGGCGATGAACATTAACCGGGGTGATAAAATGGACTATCTGGTGTCTGTATCAGGTAATGATTTTATGATGGGGGCAATGGCCCGGGACCTGGCCGCTAAAGACAGTTTTTACCAGCAATTTGCCGATAAAAAAGGTTTCAGGGGCAATATGAATGTAACCACCGTCCGTACCAGCAAGGGCAAAACCATCATGATCCAGCACGATGTCACTTCGCCGCGCCCTTATTCCAGGTTGCACCTCATCAGCGGAACCAAGGCCATAGCCCAGAAATACCCGCTGCCCGCACGTATAGCTACCAGTCATTTAAACTGGTTATCACCTCAGGAAATGAAGTCGCTGGAGCAGAAGTACCAACCAGCGATAGTAAAGGAAATAGGTGAACTGGCCAAAAAAGTAGGTGGCCATGGCGGTATGGATTTTATGATGGACTGGCGTTTAATAAATTGCCTGCGCAAAGGACTGCCCCTGGATATTGATGTGTATGATGCAGCCAGCTGGAGCGCCATTAAGCCTTTAAGTGAATCTTCAGTGGCCAATCGTTCCAATTCAATCGATATCCCGGATTTTACCGGAGGTTCATGGAAAACGAACCGGCCGGCCGATATGGGGATCTGA
- a CDS encoding RagB/SusD family nutrient uptake outer membrane protein, producing the protein MKKITYLLMIIACLSTSSCKKFLETDPKDFISPENYYQTEEHLNLALNGVYVPLYSRPVYGSVYSARMNMCADEAFYARQEIGMRTNSHGTGDAELEGLWKAMYTGIDRANALLANLHKPAMDEGKRQIIRGQALFLRGYYYFMLVQNFGGVPLVLQPTASPQSIEVPRSSVAEVYAQIVKDMEESENLVQPIRILGFGGKISRSAVRGILARVNLYMAGYPLNDASRYAEASKWARKVIDDTEATHALNPDYKNIFIRYANDTYDVAESIWEAEFYGNNSNSNNTFGNIGSLIGMPAANATVGVAYGMHQVTAKLYRKYEAGDDRRDWNISTFAYNATTGAKVFLAQALLDNPSNTSIYGRYAAKFRREYEVVTPKIAYNTPQNFPILRYSDVLLMYAEAETQAKGLVSAEAIEAVNKIRRRAWSSGIKAIAVTNGGTGYTTAPTVNIAGAGGAIATATIIAGSVTSVTLSPDPVTGAGVARGKYTAAPAITFSGGSGSGAAAIASVYKTEDANLTTAQTASKDSFMEVIRDERMRELAYEALRKPDLIRWGMYLPEMKQTLSMMQSDNAAQALTQPWYLLTYENVAERNLLYPIPSHEVTLNQSLVQNPGW; encoded by the coding sequence ATGAAAAAGATCACTTATTTACTAATGATCATAGCTTGTTTAAGCACAAGCTCATGCAAGAAATTTCTGGAAACAGATCCTAAGGATTTCATTTCCCCGGAAAATTATTATCAAACAGAAGAGCACCTTAACCTGGCCCTTAACGGTGTATATGTGCCTTTATATTCCAGACCGGTTTATGGCAGCGTGTATTCGGCCAGGATGAACATGTGTGCCGATGAAGCATTTTATGCCCGTCAGGAGATTGGCATGCGCACCAATTCTCACGGCACGGGCGATGCAGAGCTGGAAGGATTGTGGAAAGCCATGTATACCGGTATAGACCGTGCGAATGCCTTGCTGGCCAATTTGCACAAACCTGCAATGGATGAAGGGAAAAGGCAGATCATCCGCGGACAGGCACTGTTTTTAAGGGGTTACTATTATTTCATGCTGGTGCAAAACTTTGGTGGTGTGCCGCTGGTGCTGCAGCCAACTGCTTCTCCTCAGAGTATTGAGGTGCCGCGTTCATCAGTAGCAGAAGTTTATGCACAGATTGTGAAAGACATGGAGGAATCGGAAAACCTGGTACAGCCTATCCGGATATTAGGGTTTGGAGGGAAGATCAGCCGGTCGGCCGTACGCGGTATCCTGGCCCGTGTAAATTTGTATATGGCTGGTTATCCACTTAACGATGCTTCGCGCTATGCGGAAGCCAGCAAATGGGCAAGAAAAGTAATAGACGATACCGAAGCCACACATGCATTGAACCCGGATTATAAAAATATTTTTATCCGCTATGCCAACGATACCTATGATGTAGCTGAAAGTATATGGGAAGCAGAGTTTTATGGCAATAACTCGAACAGCAACAATACTTTTGGCAATATCGGTAGCTTAATCGGTATGCCTGCTGCAAATGCCACTGTAGGGGTAGCTTATGGAATGCATCAGGTTACTGCAAAACTATACCGTAAATATGAAGCGGGGGATGACCGCCGCGACTGGAATATTTCTACTTTTGCCTATAACGCCACCACCGGGGCCAAAGTTTTTCTCGCCCAGGCTTTGCTGGACAATCCTTCAAATACGAGTATTTACGGTAGGTATGCAGCAAAATTCAGACGGGAATATGAGGTGGTAACACCAAAAATAGCCTACAATACACCACAGAATTTTCCTATACTGCGTTATTCCGATGTCTTGCTGATGTATGCAGAAGCAGAAACCCAGGCTAAAGGTCTTGTAAGTGCCGAGGCTATAGAGGCTGTCAATAAGATTAGAAGAAGGGCCTGGTCTTCCGGAATTAAAGCTATTGCGGTTACAAATGGGGGCACGGGATATACCACTGCACCTACAGTGAACATTGCAGGGGCTGGTGGGGCTATTGCAACTGCAACTATTATTGCCGGTAGTGTAACTTCGGTTACCTTAAGCCCCGATCCTGTTACGGGCGCGGGAGTTGCCAGGGGCAAATATACTGCTGCACCTGCCATAACATTTAGCGGTGGGAGCGGTAGCGGTGCTGCTGCAATTGCCTCAGTTTACAAAACAGAAGACGCCAACCTTACCACTGCGCAAACCGCCTCGAAAGATAGTTTTATGGAAGTGATCCGCGATGAAAGGATGAGGGAACTGGCCTACGAGGCATTGCGTAAGCCAGATCTGATCCGCTGGGGAATGTATCTTCCGGAAATGAAGCAAACGCTGTCCATGATGCAGTCAGATAATGCAGCCCAGGCCTTAACACAGCCCTGGTACCTGCTTACCTATGAAAATGTTGCGGAAAGGAATCTTTTGTATCCTATCCCTTCCCACGAGGTAACATTAAATCAGTCTCTGGTTCAGAACCCAGGCTGGTAA